In the genome of Nocardioides marmoribigeumensis, one region contains:
- a CDS encoding DUF222 domain-containing protein — protein sequence MSISPLVAADLGSQLRAWDRTARLSSMKARRKERDALDAADMLDVVGWADDHRADVASSFADSALLPGHEGYSAPIMMSGVPVDEFCLAELATALGTSQGSARARTEQSLEVRERLPRLWGKVHAGALPAWRAREVARETLSLSDEAADHVDRQLAPFARTLTTTRIKNLVNAAILRFDPERAAAEAEAAGERRGVWFDVEHGGDELVTDESRPDGTGRMEAVADVPGLLALKEALTHKAHDLEVLGDDSSEQVRMSKGLCILADPQYALDLAASAEAVLAEEPSGEDEAPRRRPSRARTPLGVERPIHVHLHTSTEVARVQASGLPHAASPISRAAVERWIAELAPGATVRVTPVIDLNRNVAVDAYEAPDAIRALVDERDHACVFPFCTNRGRFDLDHTTEYVDPDEGGPPGQTGNRLLGKLCRYHHRAKTHTTWTYHRVESVFDLDAAGPDPWTPELVTDPRLLIDPGRDPDSGGPPAAYLWTSPIGFHYLVTGTGTFPLD from the coding sequence ATGTCGATCTCTCCTCTCGTCGCCGCGGACCTCGGGTCGCAGCTGCGTGCGTGGGACCGCACCGCCCGCCTCAGCAGCATGAAGGCGCGCCGCAAGGAGAGGGACGCCCTCGACGCCGCGGACATGCTCGACGTGGTCGGCTGGGCCGACGACCACCGCGCCGACGTCGCGTCGAGCTTCGCCGACTCCGCGCTCCTCCCCGGACACGAGGGCTACTCCGCGCCGATCATGATGTCCGGCGTCCCCGTCGACGAGTTCTGCCTCGCCGAGCTCGCCACCGCCCTCGGCACCAGCCAGGGCTCCGCTCGCGCGCGGACCGAGCAGAGCCTCGAGGTCCGTGAGCGTCTTCCCCGGTTGTGGGGCAAGGTCCACGCCGGCGCGCTTCCCGCCTGGCGCGCCCGCGAGGTGGCACGCGAGACCCTCTCCCTCTCCGACGAGGCCGCCGACCACGTCGACCGCCAGCTCGCGCCCTTCGCGCGCACCCTGACCACGACCCGCATCAAGAACCTGGTCAACGCCGCGATCCTCCGCTTCGATCCCGAGCGCGCCGCGGCGGAGGCCGAAGCGGCCGGCGAGCGCCGGGGGGTGTGGTTCGACGTCGAGCACGGAGGCGACGAGCTCGTCACCGACGAGTCCCGACCCGACGGCACCGGCCGGATGGAGGCCGTGGCCGACGTCCCGGGCCTCCTCGCCCTCAAGGAGGCGCTGACCCACAAGGCGCACGACCTGGAGGTCCTCGGCGACGACTCCTCCGAGCAGGTCCGCATGTCCAAGGGGCTCTGCATCCTCGCCGACCCGCAGTACGCCCTGGATCTCGCCGCCTCTGCCGAGGCCGTCCTCGCCGAGGAGCCTTCCGGGGAGGACGAGGCGCCGCGTCGGCGCCCCAGCCGGGCCCGGACACCGCTCGGGGTCGAGCGCCCGATCCACGTCCACCTGCACACGTCGACCGAGGTGGCTCGGGTCCAGGCGTCCGGGCTCCCGCACGCTGCCTCGCCGATCAGCCGCGCTGCGGTCGAGCGGTGGATCGCCGAGCTCGCTCCCGGCGCGACGGTCAGGGTCACCCCGGTGATCGACCTCAACCGCAACGTCGCGGTCGACGCCTACGAAGCTCCCGACGCCATCCGCGCTCTGGTCGACGAGCGCGACCACGCGTGCGTCTTCCCCTTCTGCACCAACCGCGGACGGTTCGACCTCGACCACACGACCGAGTACGTCGACCCCGACGAAGGCGGCCCACCCGGCCAGACCGGCAACCGGCTGCTCGGCAAGCTGTGCCGCTACCACCATCGAGCGAAGACCCACACGACCTGGACCTACCACCGGGTGGAGTCGGTCTTCGACCTCGATGCCGCCGGTCCCGACCCCTGGACGCCCGAGCTCGTCACCGACCCGCGGCTGCTGATCGATCCCGGTCGAGATCCTGACTCCGGCGGCCCACCTGCGGCCTATCTCTGGACCTCACCGATCGGTTTCCACTACCTCGTCACCGGCACCGGCACGTTCCCGCTCGACTGA
- a CDS encoding nucleoside deaminase, whose protein sequence is MSSLSEDDLTHLARCVELAAEALEAGDQPFGSVLVAGDGTVLHEARNHEGSGDATRHPELELAQWASRHLPPPDRATATAYTSGEHCPMCSAAHAWVGLGRIVFASSAEQTAQWCAELGAGASPVRPLPISEVAPGVPTDGPVEPFASQVRELHRRRSDRPA, encoded by the coding sequence ATGAGCTCGCTGTCCGAGGACGACCTGACCCACCTGGCCCGCTGCGTCGAGCTGGCGGCCGAGGCCCTCGAGGCCGGCGACCAGCCGTTCGGGTCCGTGCTGGTGGCCGGTGACGGCACGGTCCTGCACGAGGCCCGCAACCACGAGGGCTCGGGCGACGCCACGCGGCACCCCGAGCTCGAGCTCGCCCAGTGGGCTTCTCGGCACCTGCCGCCTCCCGACCGCGCGACGGCGACGGCCTACACCTCCGGCGAGCACTGCCCGATGTGCTCGGCCGCCCACGCCTGGGTCGGCCTCGGCCGGATCGTCTTCGCGTCGTCGGCCGAACAGACCGCCCAGTGGTGCGCCGAGCTGGGCGCCGGGGCCTCGCCGGTGCGCCCGCTGCCGATCAGCGAGGTCGCGCCCGGGGTGCCGACCGATGGTCCGGTCGAGCCGTTCGCGAGCCAGGTCAGGGAGCTGCACCGACGACGGTCCGACCGTCCGGCGTGA
- a CDS encoding ABC transporter permease, giving the protein MTISAGLRRTLLAFTALVLAVVYVPLGLVVLNSFNTSNSFGWPPEGLTTKWWSLAAHSSGARDALLVSVEVALLATGVALVLGTMAAMALQHTRFFGRNVVSLLIILPIALPGIVTGLALNNAFKSMFGLELGLFTVVVAHATFCIVTVFNNVQARLRRGGGSLEEASMDLGAGTFTTFRLVTFPMMRSALLAGALLSFGLSFDEIVVTTFTTSGQFQTLPLWIFNNLFRPNQAPVVNVVAAALVLFSIVPIYLAQRLSGDTSETMTR; this is encoded by the coding sequence GTCCTCGCCGTGGTCTACGTGCCGCTCGGGCTCGTGGTGCTCAACTCGTTCAACACCTCCAACTCGTTCGGCTGGCCGCCGGAGGGCCTGACCACGAAGTGGTGGTCCCTGGCCGCGCACTCCAGTGGGGCGCGCGACGCGCTGCTGGTCAGCGTCGAGGTGGCCCTGCTGGCCACCGGGGTCGCGCTGGTGCTCGGCACGATGGCCGCGATGGCGTTGCAGCACACGCGGTTCTTCGGCCGCAACGTCGTGTCCCTGCTGATCATCCTGCCGATCGCCCTGCCCGGCATCGTCACGGGCCTGGCGCTCAACAACGCCTTCAAGTCGATGTTCGGCCTCGAGCTCGGGCTGTTCACCGTCGTGGTCGCCCACGCGACCTTCTGCATCGTGACCGTGTTCAACAACGTGCAGGCCCGCCTGCGCCGGGGCGGCGGCTCGCTCGAGGAGGCGTCGATGGACCTCGGGGCCGGCACCTTCACCACCTTCCGGCTGGTGACCTTCCCGATGATGCGCTCGGCCCTGCTGGCCGGGGCGCTGCTGTCCTTCGGCCTGTCCTTCGACGAGATCGTGGTGACCACGTTCACCACGAGCGGGCAGTTCCAGACCCTGCCGCTGTGGATCTTCAACAACCTCTTCCGGCCCAACCAGGCGCCGGTGGTCAACGTGGTCGCGGCCGCCCTCGTGCTGTTCTCGATCGTGCCGATCTACCTCGCTCAGCGCCTGTCCGGAGACACCTCGGAGACGATGACCCGATGA